A segment of the Siphonobacter curvatus genome:
CCAATGGAACAGTACGATGTACTTATCATTCTGGCGTTGTGGCTTTTGTCTATGCGAAGCGACTCTAAAGCCCCTTTAAAATGAGCCCGGCTTTCTACCTAACCAGTTTAATTGTTTTGCTGGTTGTCCTGCCTTACGTCTACCGGAAAAATCGTGAGGACATTTACCGAAAGAATTAAGTTTTACCCCTCCAAACATCAAGAAAATGCCTTTTCCCCTCTTTGTCGCCCTTCCCGGCGAACAGGTAACTATTTGCCTTAATAATCAAAATTTTAGCGGAATTGTAAAACACGCTTCATCCGCTGACACCACCGGCAACGGACACAAAACCCGCTACATCGTAGCAGTCGGTAGCTGGAGTGTTGAATTGAACGAAACCCAAATCACAGTTAAAATATGACCTTTTCAGCCATTAAAACGCTGGTACAGTCTGGCTGGGTTGGAATCATTAGTTTTTCAGACCTGGAGGCTGGGAAAACTACACTCAATGAGAGAATAGCTCACTACCAGCAGCAGCCTAAGCCCTTGATGGATTACCAGGCTAAAGAGCTGGATCTGTTTATACGAATCCTTAGCGACGTACAACTGGAACTCGACGCCCGTAACCCGTTTCTTCAATCCTGGCACTAAGCCCGCCATTACCGCAATTATCTATGAATTTCTCTTTTTACCAGGGCGGGATTACTAACCGATTTCCAACGAGTAATATTACTCTAGCCGATCTAGCCGCCCTAATCACTAGCGACCGTTACAAAGTAGTCGTATTAAGACTCCAGGCTGAGCAAATCGAAAAAAATCAGAAGGAGATTAAGAAAACTATCGACTACGTTACGCCAGGCGGTACTTTCCACCCGTACCGGCAGGCTGACCACTGCCAAGAGCGGAGCGGGCTAATGGTTATCGACCTGGACGACGTCGAGAACTTGTACGAGACTAAAATCCAGCTCGAACAAGACCCTTACGCCCGGATGATCTTCGTATCTCCCAGCGGCACCGGCTTAAAGGTTCTGGTGGCCATAGAAACCGCAAATGAGCATAAGGATTATTTCAATGACCTGAGTTTTTATTTCCAACGTGAGTATAACCTGAAGCCTGATAGTTCCGGCTCGGATATTTCAAGGGCTTGTTACCTTTCGCATGATCCCGATCTGTACTACAACGAGGGGTCCCAGGTATGGAAATACAGAGGGCTGAAACCCCCAAAGGAAAAAACTAAAAATTTAGTTTCCACGGAAAATAAAAAACGTTCCACGACTAAAGCCAACCTCAAACAAATCCGGGCTCTAGTAGAGGTTATCGAGGCCAACGGGTTAGACATTACGACCGACTACGGCAAGGAATGGTTACTCATTGCCTTCAGTATGTCTACCCTGGGTGAAGAGGGCCGGGAACTCTTTCACCGGGTTAGTAAACAGAATCCGAGCTACGACGAAAAGGAGACAGACGCCAAATTCGACAACGCCCTGGAGAAATCCCGTTTTACAAATCCAGCTAAGTTTTTCAGCATTTGCCAGGACTATGGCCTGGACATTACCCTGGGCAAAGGAAAGAAAGCCAAAGCAGATGGCGAAAACGCGACAGAAGCCGCTACAGAGGACGAAAAGCAGGACGACCAGCCAGCAGGAGAGAAGCCCCAACTCGTTGTCAAGGAACGGCCCCGCCGCATATCGACGGCCCTTTCTTCCGTATTCTACGACCAGGACGAAATGACCATTCTCGTACGATCTGGGAAAACCCTGGTAACGTGTTGCGATGGCTATTTCTTCTTTCTACGTTACGTTACGGAAGACGAGCAGGAAAACGTATCTTGGATTATTGAATTTCAGCAGTTGCACACCGACCAAAATTTCACGCTGGAACTGACCAACAAGGAATTTTTATCTCCGGATTCGTTTGATGAAGCCATAGCCAGTCGTGGTCTGGCCCTGAATGCGGGCAAAGCTGAGCTGAAGCTGATACGTACCTATAATTTCCAGAAATGGGGCGTTAAGAAGGCTGTCAAGGTGATTCGTTTCGGCTACCATGAGCAAAGCAATACCTACTTTTTCTCTAACAAGGCGTTCAATGGTCAAATCATTGAACCAGACGAAAATAACATCATTCACACGAATGGGAAACACGTCGTATTGCCCAGTTTGAACGATGATCTGGACGACCGTTTTATTCTCACGCCGCCGCCTATATCATTTAACCAATGGTACGAGCTGTACGTAAAAGCCTACCTCTGGGACAACGCTTTTTTACCCGTCTGTTTCTACCTGACGTCCCTCTTTCGGGACATTGCCCTGGCTCATAAAAAGATAGCTCCGCTTTTATATGTCTACGGTGTGGCCGGTACGGGTAAAAGTTCGGTTCTGCGGTCGCTAACCAACCTTTTCGGACGCGAACAACCCGAAATCAACCTGAAGGCCGACAACACCGACGCGGTGGTTCCTAAAATGCTTTCCATCGTCTCCAACGGTCTGGTACAGTTCGACGAAATGACGGACGACAGTAAGTTTCAGGGAATGTTCCAGGCTTCGTATGACAACATTGGCCGGATGCGTACACCGGATAATGCCAGGGGAAAACTCGACTTTGAAAGTATTGATGTTAAGTCAATGATTATGCTCACGGCCAACCATATGCCGAAGTACCAACCCTTCCTTGAGCGGTGTCTTTTTATGATTAATAACAATAAAAAGAAGACCGAAGACCAGCGTAAAAACTGGGAGATACTCCAGGACTTAGGCAAAGGCGGTTTAGCTGGGATTTCGGTTGAATTATTGCACCATCGGGAGCTAATTAAGGCCGAGTACTCAAAGGCATATAACACGCTGTTACGCAAGTTTAAAAGCCTTTTCCCAGGTGGTGAAATCTATGAGCGAAACTTCAACAACGTAACGCAATTACTAACGGTTGCTTATATACTTAAGGTAAACGGGAAAATTGATTTAGGCATGGAAGAATGCGACGAACCGGACGTATTAGATGCCTTTGCTCAGATTGCCTACCAACAAATCATATTCCAACATCGGATTTTGAGCGAGAAATCGGCCCTCTCTGAATTTGTTGAAATGATTCAGTGGCTCTACGACAATAACAAAATCTACGAGGGTGTGCATTTCCGGTTTGATGGGCCAAATGTAATGTTCCGTTTTTCTTCGATTTATACAAGTTTCAAGCAACAGTATTATTTCCAATATCAACAACCGGCACCAACAAAGGACGCTATCGAGGAAGAAATCATACAGTTTGAAACGCCTGCACCAAGAGAGGAAATTTTCAAAGGTATCCGTTTTCGTGACCCCGACAACCCGGAAGAGCAAAAGCTGAAAGACAAGGTAAATCATTCATGTGTAATGACTTACACCAGACTACAGGAGCGGTACGGCCTAGACTTAATGGCAAAACGAACGTAGAAAAAAGTAAAATTCCCACTGAAAAAAACTGCAAAATCCTGACCACACACCACACTATACTATAACTATCTAATAATCAATATAATATATAAATATATGTGTGGTTTTCGTGTGGTTTTGTGTGGTAAATGTGGTTTTTGTGGTTTTGGTGAACCACACGAAAACCACACGGTAAAACACTTAAATGTCTGATTGCTAGTAGTTTTTGTTCGTGTGGTCGTGTGGTCAGAAGACAACAGCATTTTTTTAGAAAACACTAAAATGGACAATCCAGGAAAAACACAAACTCAAATCGAGCAGTACAGCCTCTGGGAAGACCCGAAAGGAAACACTTGGCTTGCTCTCTACCGATGGCGTACGGGCGGTTTTGGACCGTATACGCACTTGGAAATGGTCTGGTTAGAATCTCGTACCAATCACGTTTTTAAATACGCCGAAGTCGAGAATGCTATTGAAAAAGGCCAATTCCAGGCAGTTGAAAAAGTAAATGTTTCAAATCCTTCATAATCTCAATTTTTTATTTCCATTCAATTCTTTAAAAACATGATTTCAAACAACAACTCAGTAGTAGGTCAATTCTTAGGAGCCGGTAAAATTATAACGTCAGATAAGGGCTATAAAAGTCGCGTTTTTTGGATCAACTTGTCAGACGATCCAAGCCGCCCGAATCCTTGCGAATTTGAGCTAAGAAACGATAACGTTAGCCTAGTTAATGAACTCAAGAAAGACGAAACGTTGGAGGCTTCCTTTCGTTTGAATGGCTTCAAATGGGAGAAGGACGGACGCAGTGGAGTAATGACCCGTTTACAGGTCTATCGTATCACTAAAATCGACCGTACTCGTGTGCAGGCGGAAGCTGGCCAAGAGCCAGAGACGGGCTTCACGCTGAAGACTGAAGAAAACCAAACGGAAGACCTTCCCTTTTAATTAACCTATGCCCCGCTCGGTTGGGTGGGGCTGCCTTCAGCAAATGCAGACATTCCTTTTTATCCTACTGGCTCTGGCCGTTTCGGTTGCATCCGGCTACCTGATTAAGCGGATTTTTCAAACAGCAGAGTTAATAAACGAGGGCAAGCTATGAACCTAATTACCCGTATGGTAGGCATAACCTTGGGCCTGTCGATTTGGCTCCCTGCCGCCCTGTTATGCTCGTTTTTCGTTGTACTCGATTTCCTTTTTTCACTTGATAAATACATATCTCAATGGTTTCCGAACTGATTCAAGCCAACGCAAAAGAAAAAGCCCTGGTGGCTTATCTCAATTACATGGTAGCTATGCAGTTGATAGCTGATAGTGGGTTTAAAACGAGAGTTCAGGAGGAAGCCCAAAACCGACTCAATAAGGTTTTGACAGGCTTAGACCCGGAAGCTCGCAAGCCGTTGTATTTGGCTCGTGACATAATGCAAAAATTGGGGCTAAAACTGGTAAGATGTCAGAACATTGACGCTCTGGAGCAATCCCTGAGCTATGCTGAAAGTCTACTCGAAGGGGAGGTTATGATTGCCAAGGCAGACGACACCCTAACGAAAAACGTCTAATGCCCTTCGAGCCTGAAAAGTACCACAGGAAATGGACGCTCATTACGCGACTGGTACGAAAACGGGCGGGTAATTGCTGCGAGATCTGCGGTGTAAAAAATGATCGATTTGTAGTACGTGGAAAGGGCAGGCAGAAAGGAACCTACCGAGACGCTACCGGCTGCGAAATACTCCAGTACCAGCTCCTACGCCTGGAGGGGTTGGGTTACTGGAAGGCGGTTAAAAAAGTGGGAATGGTTCGGGTAGTACTAACCGTTTCCCACTTGGACCGAAATCGGCAAAATAACAGGTTTCACAACCTAAAGGCCATGTGCCAGTATTGCCATTTAAACTACGACCGGGCAGTAAACAACTGGTTGAAAAATTACGGTAAAAACGAATCCACTCTTTCAATCTTTTAATAAAAAAGATTGAAAGAGTATAAGTAAATATCTATTTATTGTTTTACGAATTTCCGGAAAGCTGTAATTGCTTGAAATAGAAAAAAAGAAAGAAGACCTTTGTGGAAGAATTCTATAATATTAACTAGAATCCCATTTTCGAAATTGTTTTTAAATATATCTAATTTATAAAGTGGATTTAACATTGTGATGTAATTTTTAAAATTATTGCCAAAGTTTCTTTCTATTGAGTTTTTGTCTAATTTACTGAATATATAGCTTATATTGAAGTTGTAATAGCCTGTAATAATGATTAAAAACCAAAAAATTAATGTTAAACATAGTATATATATGCATGGTTTTATCCAGCTTTGTCCATAGTTGTTAAGGGAATTTGAGAACATTATTATTTTATCTTCTAAATTTGATTCTGAGCATTCTAATTCATTCTTAAAATTTTCCATTTCAAGTTCTAGGAATTTTAAGGATTGTATTCTGTCTAATTGTTTTTCGGAGGCGTACTTCAATTGTCTGTATACTTCTCTTTTATTTTTAAACTCTTCATCTATGGTATTGTAATCAGTAATTAATTGTTCTTTTTTAAACCAAGTAACATTTATTGCAATGATTTCATTTATTATACTGTTTACTATTTTTACATGTTTTAGTAGAGCGAAGTTTAAGCTGAAAAATTGCGTTTGGCCTAATGAAGAATTGATTATTCTAACCTCACTATCAAGTAAGGGTTGGCAGGCAATAATTTGGAATTTATTGAAATTGAAAAAGCTATTTAATTCTAGTGTACTGAATTGTATGTTCCTTAATAGAAAATAACATGATAAGTTATCCCCATTTATAGAGACACTATTACAGCGTAAATATGATAAGTTTAGCTGACCTTTGAGGTTAGGGGATGATTGAATTTCAATTTTATTTATTTTAAATAATATATCAGAAAAAGTCATCCCATGTATATATATGCTTTCTTCTATATTGCATTTGCTTATATTTAACTCTTTCAGTTCAATGTAATCGTATTTTTTAAATCCTTGCCAAGTAGAGAGTTTTTCCCAATTTTTGATCAATAGAAATAAGTTTTTAGATATAGTAAAGTTAGCGAAGGTGCTATGATTGATCGTGAAAGAAGCTGATAGGAAATTTTCTTCTCTATTTAGATTAAGTAAAGATATTTTTCCATCTTCCATTATTTTGCTTCTAACTATTGAAAGGCGATCGGTTATTACACATTGTTCTGTAAATAAATTTTTCTTTATGGAGCTTGATAGTATATGTAACTTTGTTATTAATGAAGATGAAATATTTACATTGTCTTCAAAATCTGTTTCTGAAAATTTTATTTCACTATTAACGTTTCCTATTAGAATGCGTTTTTGTATTTTGCTTTTTGTGATGTCTAAGCCAAATCTAGGAATAAATGCGTCTGTGATTTCTATAAAATCGACATTGCAATTTTCAATATTGATTCCTCTAAATAATAAAAAGCTTTTTCTAATACGTAATTTGGGATCTCCTTCTATGACTCCCTTCATTTTTATGGAATTTATATTTTTGCAATCTAAGAAAGAGATTGAGTACGGTTTTGAGTCTAAAATATGAGTTGGGTCATTAAAGTTGCAGTCAATTGTAATGAATTGCTCTTCGAATACACATTCTTTAAATATAAGAATTGTATTGAAATTGCACCTTGATAATTTAAAATCCCTTTTAAAAATACAGTTGTT
Coding sequences within it:
- a CDS encoding BT4734/BF3469 family protein, whose product is MNFSFYQGGITNRFPTSNITLADLAALITSDRYKVVVLRLQAEQIEKNQKEIKKTIDYVTPGGTFHPYRQADHCQERSGLMVIDLDDVENLYETKIQLEQDPYARMIFVSPSGTGLKVLVAIETANEHKDYFNDLSFYFQREYNLKPDSSGSDISRACYLSHDPDLYYNEGSQVWKYRGLKPPKEKTKNLVSTENKKRSTTKANLKQIRALVEVIEANGLDITTDYGKEWLLIAFSMSTLGEEGRELFHRVSKQNPSYDEKETDAKFDNALEKSRFTNPAKFFSICQDYGLDITLGKGKKAKADGENATEAATEDEKQDDQPAGEKPQLVVKERPRRISTALSSVFYDQDEMTILVRSGKTLVTCCDGYFFFLRYVTEDEQENVSWIIEFQQLHTDQNFTLELTNKEFLSPDSFDEAIASRGLALNAGKAELKLIRTYNFQKWGVKKAVKVIRFGYHEQSNTYFFSNKAFNGQIIEPDENNIIHTNGKHVVLPSLNDDLDDRFILTPPPISFNQWYELYVKAYLWDNAFLPVCFYLTSLFRDIALAHKKIAPLLYVYGVAGTGKSSVLRSLTNLFGREQPEINLKADNTDAVVPKMLSIVSNGLVQFDEMTDDSKFQGMFQASYDNIGRMRTPDNARGKLDFESIDVKSMIMLTANHMPKYQPFLERCLFMINNNKKKTEDQRKNWEILQDLGKGGLAGISVELLHHRELIKAEYSKAYNTLLRKFKSLFPGGEIYERNFNNVTQLLTVAYILKVNGKIDLGMEECDEPDVLDAFAQIAYQQIIFQHRILSEKSALSEFVEMIQWLYDNNKIYEGVHFRFDGPNVMFRFSSIYTSFKQQYYFQYQQPAPTKDAIEEEIIQFETPAPREEIFKGIRFRDPDNPEEQKLKDKVNHSCVMTYTRLQERYGLDLMAKRT
- a CDS encoding DUF3127 domain-containing protein; the encoded protein is MISNNNSVVGQFLGAGKIITSDKGYKSRVFWINLSDDPSRPNPCEFELRNDNVSLVNELKKDETLEASFRLNGFKWEKDGRSGVMTRLQVYRITKIDRTRVQAEAGQEPETGFTLKTEENQTEDLPF